One stretch of Microplitis mediator isolate UGA2020A chromosome 9, iyMicMedi2.1, whole genome shotgun sequence DNA includes these proteins:
- the LOC130674847 gene encoding uncharacterized protein LOC130674847 yields the protein MDNLENMLRQREPMIANAPRNDNIRNHNPRPPGFPITSLDEYDAYENDDDNQESQNQLRQYLAEKEAGSSNCKDCIRKFYYHTFSLSIFKKLQWTSHNLKNRPEMRGLFDSKISNVFFEAIHECQDDKRLMSDEFSKHMTAAIEAGTQSLRDSLKRNQRNNTTPRRSCATAIKAKYGRFDENARMNANDED from the coding sequence ATGGATAATCTGGAGAACATGTTACGACAGAGGGAACCAATGATTGCCAACGCCCCAAGGAATGATAACATTAGAAATCATAACCCACGTCCTCCAGGTTTTCCTATTACTTCACTCGATGAGTATGATGCTTATGAAAATGACGATGATAATCAAGAGAGTCAGAATCAGTTACGACAATATTTAGCTGAAAAAGAAGCTGGTTCATCAAATTGCAAGGACTGTATTcgcaaattttattatcacacattttcattaagtatttttaaaaaattgcaatggACCTCTCACAACTTGAAGAACCGGCCAGAAATGCGTGGTTTATTCGATTCAAAAATATCTAATGTCTTTTTTGAAGCAATTCATGAGTGTCAAGATGATAAACGATTAATGTCAGACGAATTTAGTAAACACATGACTGCAGCCATAGAAGCAGGCACGCAATCGTTACGTGATAGCCTTAAACGTAATCAACGTAATAATACAACGCCACGAAGATCATGTGCCACGGCTATAAAAGCAAAGTATGGACGTTTTGATGAAAATGCAAGAATGAATGCAAATGATGAAGactaa